A section of the Candidatus Hydrogenedentota bacterium genome encodes:
- a CDS encoding sigma-70 family RNA polymerase sigma factor: MTELSDQTLLTYWYRNRNAEAFHVLATRHARMVYATALRVLRDVQAAEDVSQESFLALAQAKRPPSRNVAAWLHRTAYHAALDVIRSRKRRDARDLEYSKAQPGAAHIAWDDIRELVDEAVMALPEASREPLVRYFFEQESHAAIATTLGIPRQTVTHRIGKGIEQVRQRLKDKGVIAPAGAALTTLIQENSASALPVAVMQEVGRTALVATPSVWAVLSSYASGMGLKVAAAVLVVGAGVAASVTVAARDDSSSVQQPQVVQAPSDTLLSDSAKPESVLAEAQVPGGQDGIEETLASVHHTAEVSADTSTLASVSGSVVFPDGRPFAGATVHLRNTKVYEAVVISGGVPYRGPTVELDGVKYPAGGTYFKAVADASGNYSVGDITPGEYSATLTEPGSGDTFPNYEYASITLAPGEHKDDLILTYGTEGNLTISGVVTNSAGEPVPDARVSTSRPVPRNVGTDAFGRFTIPYLPEGDLALQARASGDTLALEAPSSKPVMYAEPTMVRAGDQDVRIVLLRRAAIEGCVIDARTRQPIKLFDAVQLRGHQQSFPRSTVGRQRPIESADGSFQLDSVRVGEVTVMIEAAGYTPSFNPLTIGEGEQIRDLLVALEPSDLVLSGKVVDEGGAPVPNAKIYLGDVPSAPMREKGIVATTGPEGEFRLEGAPTNLQYVGVFHRNFAPGGSEPETQMKIVLKKAARLHVEVQTEGKPLSDVRVIAQYRGAPGERFSATSARATTGPDGRATVIDIMPGNVQVSFLLPSKRSRSLMLEMAPGEDKSLQMEIPPASAAVHGVVTMNGAPASEGSVTLHVETESGPEGQSQAIAQDGSFRFSEVPLGAAELVVSTEPGAGRTFVHDVSLAAGEVTELTVDATMVAGVRGTVTGLPADEMTSVAVLLGAMNLEEAAEAADRLSTQRDLASHVAVDDAGAYEAPLQKPGTYTLLLMSSPKESHWKINHHEARVVEVPESGELEADFTLPD, encoded by the coding sequence ATGACGGAATTGAGCGATCAGACTTTATTGACCTATTGGTACCGCAACCGGAACGCGGAGGCCTTTCACGTTCTGGCCACGCGCCATGCGCGGATGGTCTACGCCACGGCGCTGCGGGTGTTGCGCGATGTGCAGGCCGCGGAGGATGTGTCGCAGGAGAGTTTTCTCGCACTCGCTCAGGCCAAGCGCCCGCCCTCGCGCAACGTGGCCGCATGGCTCCACCGCACCGCCTACCACGCCGCGCTCGATGTCATCCGTTCGCGAAAGCGGCGCGACGCGCGGGATCTGGAATACAGCAAGGCGCAGCCCGGCGCGGCCCACATTGCGTGGGACGATATTCGCGAACTGGTGGACGAGGCCGTCATGGCGCTGCCCGAGGCCAGCCGCGAACCGCTGGTGCGCTACTTCTTCGAGCAGGAGTCCCACGCCGCCATCGCGACGACCTTGGGCATTCCCCGGCAGACGGTGACCCACCGAATCGGGAAGGGCATCGAGCAAGTGCGCCAGCGCTTGAAGGACAAGGGCGTGATTGCGCCTGCCGGAGCGGCCCTGACGACGCTGATCCAGGAGAATTCGGCCAGCGCATTGCCCGTCGCAGTTATGCAGGAGGTCGGGCGCACGGCGCTCGTGGCGACACCGTCGGTGTGGGCGGTGCTTAGCAGTTACGCATCGGGGATGGGGCTCAAAGTGGCTGCGGCAGTGCTGGTGGTGGGGGCGGGCGTCGCGGCTTCCGTGACGGTTGCAGCGAGAGACGATAGTTCTTCGGTGCAACAGCCCCAGGTTGTTCAGGCACCCTCCGATACACTCCTATCAGATTCGGCGAAACCCGAGTCGGTTCTGGCCGAGGCTCAAGTGCCGGGCGGGCAAGATGGCATTGAAGAAACTTTGGCGAGCGTACACCATACAGCCGAGGTTTCTGCGGACACATCGACGCTCGCCTCAGTCTCGGGTTCGGTGGTCTTTCCAGACGGTCGCCCTTTTGCGGGAGCAACGGTTCATCTCAGGAACACGAAAGTGTACGAAGCGGTAGTGATTTCGGGAGGAGTTCCCTATCGTGGCCCCACGGTCGAATTAGACGGAGTGAAATATCCGGCGGGCGGCACCTACTTTAAGGCAGTCGCCGACGCGTCAGGGAACTACTCGGTCGGGGATATTACGCCTGGCGAGTACAGCGCCACCCTCACTGAACCGGGAAGCGGCGACACCTTTCCAAACTATGAGTACGCAAGTATCACCCTCGCACCGGGCGAGCATAAGGATGATCTCATTCTTACCTATGGCACCGAGGGCAATCTGACAATCTCCGGGGTTGTTACCAATAGTGCGGGAGAACCTGTGCCGGATGCCCGCGTTTCGACTTCGAGGCCTGTTCCCCGCAACGTCGGGACGGATGCGTTCGGCCGTTTCACGATTCCCTATCTCCCTGAAGGTGACCTGGCTTTGCAAGCGCGCGCGAGCGGAGACACCTTGGCACTTGAGGCTCCAAGCTCCAAACCTGTGATGTACGCAGAGCCGACTATGGTAAGGGCGGGCGATCAAGATGTCCGCATCGTGCTCTTGCGGCGGGCAGCGATCGAAGGGTGCGTCATCGACGCCAGGACGCGACAGCCGATAAAGCTGTTCGATGCCGTGCAGTTGCGGGGCCACCAGCAGTCATTCCCACGTTCCACTGTCGGGCGACAGCGCCCCATTGAAAGCGCCGATGGCAGCTTTCAGTTGGATTCAGTGCGCGTGGGTGAGGTGACCGTAATGATCGAGGCCGCTGGATACACTCCATCGTTCAACCCCCTGACGATTGGCGAGGGTGAACAGATACGAGATCTCCTGGTGGCGCTGGAGCCAAGTGACCTGGTACTTTCGGGCAAGGTGGTCGATGAAGGCGGCGCACCCGTTCCCAATGCGAAGATTTATCTGGGCGACGTACCCTCCGCTCCAATGCGCGAGAAGGGCATCGTGGCGACGACCGGGCCGGAGGGGGAATTTCGTCTCGAGGGTGCGCCGACGAACCTTCAGTATGTAGGCGTGTTTCACCGCAATTTCGCGCCCGGTGGGAGCGAACCCGAGACGCAAATGAAGATCGTGCTGAAAAAAGCCGCGCGCCTGCACGTGGAAGTTCAAACCGAGGGCAAGCCGTTGTCCGACGTCCGCGTTATTGCTCAATATCGCGGTGCGCCGGGCGAGCGATTCAGCGCCACATCCGCCCGCGCCACCACAGGACCCGACGGGCGCGCCACGGTGATCGACATCATGCCTGGCAACGTTCAAGTGTCTTTCCTGCTTCCGTCGAAGCGAAGTCGGTCTTTGATGCTCGAAATGGCGCCCGGCGAGGATAAATCGTTGCAGATGGAGATTCCACCGGCCAGCGCCGCAGTCCACGGCGTCGTTACCATGAATGGCGCGCCGGCCTCCGAGGGTTCGGTAACGCTCCATGTGGAAACTGAATCGGGGCCCGAAGGCCAGTCGCAGGCTATCGCGCAGGACGGTAGCTTCCGCTTTTCCGAAGTGCCACTTGGGGCGGCGGAACTGGTGGTGTCAACCGAGCCCGGCGCCGGACGAACCTTCGTGCACGATGTCTCCCTTGCGGCGGGCGAGGTCACGGAGCTTACGGTCGACGCGACCATGGTCGCCGGCGTGCGGGGTACCGTGACGGGCCTGCCCGCGGACGAGATGACCAGCGTCGCCGTATTGCTCGGTGCCATGAACCTGGAAGAGGCCGCTGAGGCCGCCGATCGCTTGTCCACGCAGCGCGACCTCGCGAGCCATGTCGCTGTGGATGACGCAGGCGCTTATGAGGCTCCGCTCCAGAAACCGGGTACCTATACGCTCCTTCTCATGAGCAGCCCGAAGGAGTCGCATTGGAAGATTAACCATCACGAAGCCCGTGTCGTCGAAGTCCCCGAGAGCGGCGAGCTGGAGGCCGACTTTACCCTGCCGGATTGA
- a CDS encoding PAS domain S-box protein, producing MNPLLPPAITTLFVTTLLALVCYYMYRQERDKTLLLWTFAWIILFLRQIGALATAYQPEFGLWHGGNHALTLAFTYLLLRGAQHWAGVAGPKYWERAFAAVLAWTALSELADWPHLVSAIPPSFLSALAALWAGLTMLRSPRRRGNQGATLTSWSLVAWAFHALDHPLSWELAWYLPWDYELDAALALFTAVAVWLMYYGESRQSLDAGRASYASLVSSLPTLFWKIEGERPREVFRTPEQGPGGTWAGGPGGSDWAESIHPDDFLRVSNACRAAIENREPFSLEYRLRGAAGEYRWVKDDGAPTFDTRGKYTGYVGAATDITSQKENEARLVERERRLHVLFEESADAIFVAEADGRLVQVNEQACRSTGYTREELLSMNVVDIDTDTATLPEFADFYSRLRTSKTQLVHSGHRRKDGSVFPVEVRTAHIQTDRGPLIIGTARDLSERVASEVRNAKILEAAIDGFWVVDAQGRIIEVNQAAANTLGYSVDEMLQLAVYDIDADENPEDSRHRIEVIAAQGHLRFEARHRCKDGRIIDADVSVSAHPTLGGHMFVFTRDITERKQAELALKRSESFLKRSQSVGHIGSWEFDLATGKVTCSDEFCKIFQYASPCGRVSARRIFQCIHPEDWYGARKAYFKSLKNREGLNSTEFRIIRAGDGDVRVVESRYEHEFDDRGRIFRTLGVVQDITERKRQENVSAARLRLIEFASQGHSSHDLLQTFLDEAEKLTDSRIGFFHFVDPDQENLALQAWSTNTLAHMCTAEGEGLHYPISQAGVWVDCVRERKPVIHNDYANLPHRKGLPEGHSPIIRQLVVPVFRSGQVVAILGVGNKPTNYGDYDCDMIVELADIAWDTVVRMRTEEALLASEAKFSKAFWNAPFLMTLTALEDGRCLEANDAFYELTGFTPEQVLGNSGTELGFITPALRERLVELFERDGHARDVELELSRADGSTMTALYSGVLVEVDGARRVLSTAVDITERKRAEYRLAHAYELLERSNEAARIGSWEFDLDSGRLTWSRVAREIFGISAEGEVSLDAWMGCYHHDGGPSAESGALRAALLEGRAFDEESGILTALGEERFVRTNGLPTVVAGRCVKMYGLIQDLTERRMSEIALRRQHRAINLTKNMTSVFLTADHDHVFTELLEVVKAATESRFGLFGYIDGAGNLACPALSQLLWGKPEYSEGTAVFTPDQWAGIWGRALRESKTFLLNEKLRVPEGHLSLDNAIATPLIHQGRAIGLFILANRMGGYGADEVGLLESAALQTAPVLNAYLERIRNEEEHEHLEAQLRQSQKMEAIGQLTGGVAHDFNNLLQIIIGYSDILLLHAISQEQSRDLIEQIAGAGHRAARLVSQLLVFSRRQIMRPETLSLNETTADLMKMLGRIIGEQVQIRWHPASHLNYVFADRSMVEQALTNLCLNARDAMPEGGIVTIETREVTLSAQDCASNPEAQPGDYVLLSVHDTGCGMGEETLTHIFEPFFTTKPVGKGTGLGLATVYGIVKQHNGVIDVQSQPGKGSTFNLYWPVQPAGQHRIEIDAADEPVAGGTETILLAEDDEAVRVMVRQVLEGAGYTVVAANDGADALAVLKDYPGRGDLAILDVVMPNMGGHEAYQRMQAEHPGIKAFFASGYSEDAIHKNFVLEDGLTLIQKPYSHRDLLRTVREVLNRN from the coding sequence ATGAATCCGCTATTACCGCCCGCGATTACCACCCTGTTCGTCACCACACTTCTCGCGCTTGTGTGTTACTACATGTACCGACAGGAGCGCGACAAGACGCTTCTCCTCTGGACTTTTGCCTGGATCATCTTATTTCTCCGGCAAATCGGGGCGCTGGCCACCGCCTATCAACCAGAGTTCGGGCTATGGCATGGGGGGAACCATGCCCTCACCCTGGCCTTTACCTACCTCTTGCTCCGGGGAGCGCAACACTGGGCGGGCGTTGCGGGGCCAAAGTACTGGGAACGAGCCTTCGCGGCCGTCCTGGCTTGGACCGCCCTGTCGGAGCTTGCGGACTGGCCACACCTGGTCAGCGCTATTCCCCCGTCCTTCCTGTCGGCGCTCGCTGCGCTCTGGGCGGGCCTTACCATGCTGCGCTCCCCTCGCAGACGGGGCAATCAAGGCGCGACCTTGACGAGTTGGTCGCTGGTCGCCTGGGCCTTCCACGCCCTCGATCATCCCCTGTCCTGGGAGTTGGCGTGGTATTTGCCCTGGGACTACGAGCTGGACGCCGCGTTGGCGCTTTTCACCGCCGTGGCCGTCTGGCTGATGTACTACGGCGAGTCCCGCCAGTCCCTCGATGCGGGCCGGGCATCCTACGCGTCCTTGGTTTCCAGTCTGCCCACGTTATTCTGGAAAATCGAAGGGGAGCGGCCCCGGGAGGTCTTCCGCACGCCCGAGCAGGGGCCTGGCGGCACCTGGGCCGGCGGCCCCGGCGGTTCCGACTGGGCGGAGTCCATCCATCCGGATGACTTTCTGCGGGTGAGCAACGCCTGCCGGGCGGCCATCGAGAACCGGGAGCCTTTCTCCCTGGAGTATCGGCTCCGTGGCGCGGCGGGCGAATATCGCTGGGTGAAGGACGACGGCGCGCCGACCTTCGACACCCGGGGCAAATACACGGGTTACGTGGGCGCGGCCACCGACATCACCTCGCAGAAGGAGAACGAGGCCCGCCTGGTCGAGCGAGAGCGACGGCTCCATGTGCTGTTTGAGGAGTCCGCCGACGCGATTTTCGTGGCGGAGGCCGACGGCAGGTTGGTCCAGGTCAACGAACAGGCCTGTCGTTCGACCGGCTATACGCGCGAAGAACTGCTCTCCATGAATGTGGTGGATATCGATACAGATACCGCGACCCTGCCTGAATTTGCGGATTTCTACAGTCGGCTACGCACATCGAAGACACAACTCGTCCACTCGGGTCACCGGCGGAAGGACGGCTCCGTGTTCCCAGTGGAGGTGCGGACCGCCCACATCCAGACCGACCGGGGACCACTGATCATCGGTACGGCGCGGGATTTGTCGGAGCGGGTTGCGAGTGAAGTGCGCAATGCCAAGATTCTGGAGGCCGCCATTGATGGGTTCTGGGTCGTGGATGCTCAGGGGCGGATAATCGAGGTCAACCAGGCGGCGGCGAATACGCTCGGCTACTCGGTGGACGAGATGCTCCAGCTCGCGGTGTACGATATCGATGCGGATGAAAACCCCGAAGATTCCAGGCACCGAATAGAAGTAATCGCGGCGCAGGGGCATTTGCGATTTGAAGCCCGGCATCGGTGCAAAGACGGACGCATCATCGATGCGGACGTAAGCGTGAGCGCCCATCCGACCCTCGGCGGGCACATGTTTGTTTTTACAAGGGACATCACCGAGCGAAAACAGGCCGAGCTTGCGCTGAAAAGAAGTGAGTCTTTCTTGAAGCGTTCCCAGTCGGTGGGGCATATCGGCAGTTGGGAGTTTGATCTGGCGACCGGGAAGGTCACCTGCTCCGACGAATTCTGCAAAATTTTTCAATATGCGTCCCCCTGTGGCCGCGTGAGTGCGCGGCGTATTTTCCAGTGCATCCATCCGGAAGACTGGTACGGCGCGCGAAAAGCCTATTTCAAGTCACTCAAGAATCGAGAGGGGCTGAATTCAACCGAATTTCGCATCATCCGCGCGGGCGATGGCGATGTGCGCGTGGTGGAGTCGCGCTATGAACACGAGTTCGACGATCGCGGGCGTATCTTTCGGACGCTCGGCGTCGTCCAGGACATCACGGAGCGCAAACGGCAGGAAAACGTGTCCGCCGCGCGGCTCCGGCTCATCGAGTTCGCCAGCCAGGGCCACAGTTCCCATGACCTGCTTCAGACCTTTCTGGACGAGGCGGAAAAGCTGACCGATAGCCGGATAGGCTTCTTTCACTTCGTGGATCCCGACCAGGAGAATCTGGCGCTTCAGGCCTGGTCCACCAATACCCTGGCCCACATGTGCACGGCCGAGGGCGAAGGCCTTCACTATCCCATCAGCCAGGCGGGGGTCTGGGTGGACTGCGTCCGGGAGCGCAAGCCGGTCATACACAACGACTACGCCAACCTGCCCCACCGGAAGGGGCTGCCCGAGGGACATTCGCCCATCATCCGCCAACTGGTGGTGCCGGTCTTTCGGTCCGGTCAGGTGGTGGCGATTCTCGGCGTGGGGAACAAACCCACGAACTATGGCGACTATGACTGCGATATGATCGTGGAGCTTGCGGATATCGCCTGGGACACGGTGGTGCGGATGCGCACGGAGGAGGCCCTGCTCGCGTCGGAGGCCAAATTCTCCAAGGCTTTCTGGAACGCGCCCTTTCTCATGACCCTTACCGCGCTGGAAGACGGACGCTGCCTGGAGGCCAACGACGCCTTTTACGAATTGACCGGCTTTACCCCAGAGCAGGTGTTGGGCAACAGCGGCACGGAACTGGGCTTCATCACGCCGGCGCTGCGGGAGCGCCTCGTTGAACTATTTGAGCGGGACGGCCATGCCCGCGACGTGGAACTGGAGTTGAGTCGCGCCGACGGCTCGACGATGACCGCCCTGTATTCGGGGGTGCTCGTGGAAGTGGATGGCGCACGGCGGGTGCTCTCCACGGCGGTGGACATCACCGAGCGCAAGCGCGCCGAGTACCGGCTGGCCCACGCCTACGAACTGCTGGAACGGTCAAACGAGGCCGCGCGGATCGGAAGCTGGGAGTTTGACCTGGATAGCGGGCGGCTGACCTGGAGCCGCGTCGCGCGGGAAATTTTCGGGATTTCCGCCGAGGGCGAAGTGAGTCTGGATGCGTGGATGGGCTGCTACCACCACGACGGCGGACCGTCCGCGGAATCGGGCGCGCTCCGTGCGGCCCTGCTCGAAGGAAGGGCCTTCGACGAAGAGTCGGGCATTCTCACGGCGTTGGGCGAGGAGCGCTTCGTCCGTACCAACGGCCTTCCCACGGTGGTCGCCGGGCGCTGTGTCAAGATGTACGGGCTAATTCAAGACCTGACCGAGCGGCGCATGTCCGAAATTGCCCTGCGGCGCCAGCACCGCGCGATCAACCTGACGAAAAACATGACTTCGGTCTTTCTAACCGCCGACCACGATCATGTTTTCACCGAGCTGCTCGAAGTGGTCAAAGCGGCCACGGAAAGCCGCTTCGGCCTGTTCGGGTACATCGACGGCGCGGGCAACCTGGCCTGCCCCGCCCTTTCGCAGCTTCTCTGGGGCAAGCCCGAGTATTCGGAGGGGACGGCCGTGTTCACGCCGGACCAGTGGGCCGGGATCTGGGGACGCGCCCTTCGGGAATCGAAGACATTCCTGCTCAACGAGAAACTACGGGTGCCCGAGGGCCACCTGAGCCTGGACAATGCCATAGCCACGCCCCTCATCCACCAGGGGCGCGCCATCGGACTTTTTATTCTGGCGAATCGCATGGGGGGGTACGGCGCCGACGAAGTGGGCCTGCTGGAGAGCGCCGCGCTGCAGACGGCGCCGGTGCTCAACGCTTATCTGGAGCGCATTCGCAACGAAGAGGAGCACGAGCATCTCGAAGCCCAGTTGCGCCAGTCCCAGAAAATGGAAGCCATCGGCCAGCTCACGGGCGGCGTGGCCCACGACTTCAACAATCTGCTGCAGATTATCATCGGCTACTCCGACATCCTGCTGCTCCACGCCATTTCACAGGAACAGTCCCGGGATCTGATCGAGCAAATCGCCGGTGCCGGACACCGCGCCGCCCGGCTCGTCTCTCAGTTGCTTGTGTTCAGCCGCCGCCAGATCATGCGGCCCGAGACCCTGAGCCTGAACGAAACCACCGCCGATCTGATGAAGATGCTGGGCCGGATTATCGGCGAGCAGGTACAGATTCGCTGGCATCCCGCCTCCCACCTGAACTACGTCTTCGCGGACAGGAGCATGGTCGAACAGGCTCTCACCAACCTCTGTCTAAACGCCCGCGACGCCATGCCCGAGGGCGGCATCGTAACCATCGAAACCCGTGAAGTCACCCTGAGCGCCCAGGACTGTGCGAGCAATCCCGAGGCCCAACCCGGGGACTACGTGCTCCTCAGTGTGCACGACACGGGTTGTGGCATGGGCGAGGAGACCCTGACCCATATTTTCGAGCCCTTTTTCACCACGAAGCCCGTGGGCAAAGGCACCGGCCTCGGCCTCGCCACAGTCTACGGTATCGTGAAGCAGCACAACGGCGTGATTGACGTCCAGAGCCAGCCGGGAAAAGGCTCAACCTTCAATCTCTACTGGCCCGTCCAGCCGGCGGGGCAACACCGAATCGAGATCGACGCGGCGGACGAGCCCGTGGCCGGTGGCACCGAAACCATCCTGCTCGCGGAAGACGACGAGGCCGTGCGCGTCATGGTCCGCCAGGTGCTCGAAGGCGCGGGTTATACCGTGGTCGCCGCCAACGACGGGGCCGACGCCCTCGCCGTGCTCAAAGACTATCCGGGACGGGGCGACCTCGCCATCCTCGACGTGGTCATGCCCAACATGGGCGGTCACGAGGCCTACCAGCGGATGCAGGCGGAACACCCCGGCATCAAGGCCTTTTTTGCAAGCGGCTACAGCGAAGACGCCATCCACAAGAACTTCGTCCTCGAGGACGGCCTGACCCTCATCCAGAAGCCCTACAGCCACCGCGACCTGCTCAGGACCGTCCGGGAGGTACTGAACCGGAATTGA
- a CDS encoding sigma-70 family RNA polymerase sigma factor has translation MTELNDQSLLAHWYRHRNAEAFRVLATRHARMVYATALRILRNAHDAEEVAQQSFLALAQTRRPPSGNVAAWLHRTAYRAALNLTRARTRRTARDHAYATAQPDSTRTEWDDIRDLVDEAVAGLPDACRECIVLYFFEEQTHAAIGERLGITRQAVAQRIEKGITLVRKRLASKGIVAPAGAALVALIHENSALALPATLTMELGRIALAGTPSLWAVGATFVSGFGLKVAAAVLVVGVAMTVATIESRTDDDSTQPPPGGVVHSASTELAASEPYVKPIAVAGPGENNSGVAAPESLETAAGLVSNSQLASVSGVVLLPDKTPMPGARITLVDAASVSSAPYVRKIYLQADDSGRFEAKDLTPAEYLIIVGDALSNSWSLSDEMARVVLAAGERRGDLEVTYRLEGDFSIAGIVADSSGSPLSGVEVMLAGGVMREAVSDERGRFELTYVPEGQYNVVLSPTIMGFNESWIAASAGDEDVRFVLQYAGGVSGRVIDGRTHKPIPKFEVAHMRGHKTEFNDRKVRFKREFNDADGLFSFENFQSGEGTVVVRAPGYEPALAPVTVPEKELLSGLTFELTPVTSTVIAGKVVTEDGKPVAGAKIYTEKPEQPRIREHQKVVSESDESGAFTVADALPGQEKVYAWHSGFVPAAGETSDGYTIVLKPACRLTVDVYSGGVPLVNTRVSAGSLGYGATDSAGRVVMEELPPGELSVSASLDIGRTRRETVVLEQDMENTLRIEMASAPASVEGTVHENGGPVGAGTVHLFVETATGMETLTRPVLPGGDFRFPEVPLGAAQLVVTTAQPRRRVSVEDVALNTGKITNVNVDVTIEAWVRGTVNGLARGKHASVNILRGAIGEEEALELAAGSMDDIKTAGQAIVKSGAYEVALVESGTHTVLLLVHPGIILNEYESFECRVVEVPDGGEINVDFALPE, from the coding sequence ATGACCGAACTGAACGATCAGAGCCTGCTTGCCCACTGGTACCGACACCGGAACGCCGAGGCCTTCCGCGTGCTGGCCACGCGCCACGCGCGCATGGTCTACGCCACGGCCCTGCGCATCCTGCGCAACGCCCACGACGCGGAAGAAGTCGCCCAGCAGAGTTTCCTGGCCCTGGCGCAGACGCGCCGCCCGCCGTCGGGCAACGTGGCCGCGTGGCTCCACCGCACCGCGTACCGCGCCGCCCTGAACCTCACCCGCGCCCGCACCCGCCGCACCGCGCGGGACCACGCCTACGCCACCGCGCAGCCCGACAGTACCCGCACCGAGTGGGACGACATCCGCGACCTCGTGGACGAGGCCGTGGCGGGATTGCCCGATGCCTGCCGGGAATGCATCGTGCTCTACTTCTTCGAAGAGCAGACCCACGCCGCCATCGGCGAGCGCCTGGGCATCACGCGCCAGGCCGTGGCCCAGCGCATCGAGAAGGGGATCACCCTCGTGCGCAAACGCCTCGCCAGCAAGGGCATCGTCGCGCCCGCCGGCGCGGCGCTGGTGGCATTGATTCACGAAAATTCGGCCCTCGCCTTGCCCGCGACATTAACAATGGAACTGGGGCGGATCGCCCTCGCGGGTACACCGTCGCTATGGGCCGTGGGCGCGACGTTTGTGTCGGGGTTCGGGCTCAAAGTGGCTGCGGCGGTGCTGGTGGTGGGGGTGGCGATGACGGTCGCTACGATAGAGTCGAGAACCGATGATGACTCGACGCAGCCGCCTCCGGGGGGCGTAGTGCATTCTGCATCGACCGAATTGGCCGCATCGGAACCATACGTGAAGCCAATCGCGGTGGCGGGACCGGGTGAAAACAACAGCGGAGTTGCGGCACCAGAGAGTCTGGAGACTGCAGCCGGGCTGGTGAGTAATTCGCAATTGGCTTCCGTCTCCGGGGTCGTGTTGCTTCCCGACAAAACGCCTATGCCCGGCGCCAGAATAACGTTGGTGGACGCTGCGAGCGTTAGTTCGGCGCCTTATGTGCGGAAGATTTACCTGCAAGCGGACGATAGCGGCCGCTTCGAAGCAAAAGATCTGACGCCGGCGGAGTATCTCATTATCGTGGGGGATGCGCTTTCGAACTCGTGGAGTCTATCAGACGAAATGGCCCGCGTTGTGTTGGCGGCTGGGGAGCGGCGAGGCGATCTGGAAGTGACTTACAGGCTGGAGGGCGACTTTAGCATCGCGGGTATCGTGGCGGACAGCAGCGGTTCACCATTGAGCGGCGTTGAAGTGATGCTTGCAGGCGGCGTGATGCGTGAAGCGGTATCGGATGAACGAGGTCGCTTCGAATTGACATACGTTCCAGAAGGTCAATACAACGTTGTACTTTCTCCCACTATAATGGGCTTCAATGAGTCCTGGATCGCAGCCAGTGCGGGCGATGAGGATGTGCGTTTTGTACTCCAGTATGCAGGCGGTGTGAGCGGTCGGGTAATCGACGGTAGAACTCATAAGCCAATTCCGAAGTTTGAAGTGGCCCACATGCGCGGCCACAAGACGGAGTTTAATGACCGCAAGGTTCGCTTCAAGCGCGAATTCAACGATGCGGACGGTCTTTTCAGCTTTGAAAACTTTCAGTCCGGCGAGGGGACGGTGGTGGTGCGGGCACCGGGCTATGAACCCGCACTGGCCCCTGTTACGGTGCCCGAGAAGGAACTCCTATCCGGCTTGACCTTCGAGTTGACTCCGGTGACCAGCACGGTGATCGCGGGCAAGGTGGTGACGGAGGACGGAAAGCCTGTAGCAGGGGCGAAGATCTACACGGAGAAGCCCGAACAACCGCGCATTCGCGAGCACCAGAAAGTCGTTTCGGAATCGGATGAATCGGGCGCGTTTACAGTTGCGGACGCATTGCCGGGCCAGGAGAAAGTATACGCGTGGCATTCGGGTTTTGTGCCCGCCGCAGGGGAAACTTCCGACGGCTATACCATTGTCTTGAAGCCGGCATGCCGCCTCACCGTCGATGTTTACTCGGGGGGCGTGCCCTTGGTCAATACGCGAGTGAGTGCCGGGAGTCTGGGTTATGGGGCAACCGATTCCGCTGGACGCGTAGTTATGGAGGAGCTTCCTCCCGGTGAGTTAAGCGTTTCCGCGAGCCTCGATATCGGGCGCACCCGGCGCGAAACGGTCGTTCTGGAGCAGGACATGGAAAATACCCTGCGAATCGAGATGGCATCAGCCCCTGCCAGTGTCGAAGGCACGGTCCATGAGAACGGCGGGCCGGTTGGAGCTGGAACGGTGCATCTCTTCGTGGAAACTGCGACGGGCATGGAAACGCTCACCCGTCCCGTTCTGCCCGGGGGCGATTTTCGCTTTCCCGAGGTTCCGCTGGGCGCCGCTCAACTTGTCGTGACGACAGCGCAGCCCCGTCGTCGGGTGTCTGTGGAAGATGTAGCCCTCAACACGGGGAAGATTACTAACGTGAACGTCGACGTGACCATCGAGGCATGGGTGCGCGGCACGGTGAACGGATTGGCTCGGGGCAAACACGCTAGCGTCAATATTCTGCGCGGCGCCATCGGCGAAGAGGAAGCGCTGGAATTGGCCGCCGGTTCCATGGACGACATCAAGACCGCCGGCCAGGCGATAGTCAAATCAGGAGCATACGAGGTCGCGTTGGTCGAATCGGGTACCCACACGGTCCTACTGCTGGTCCATCCTGGAATCATACTCAATGAGTATGAAAGTTTTGAATGCCGTGTTGTGGAGGTGCCTGATGGCGGGGAGATTAACGTCGATTTCGCCTTGCCAGAGTAA